A section of the Ochotona princeps isolate mOchPri1 chromosome 19, mOchPri1.hap1, whole genome shotgun sequence genome encodes:
- the SMIM23 gene encoding small integral membrane protein 23 isoform X2 has translation MTTQQLADRGRAGTELFERRGCHSEERKQTLLMLLVLVLYLGAEISGRSWEISERIRNCNYPQNPVASQGLEYQNNEAAEEPSKGTRGWVKKNAHTFLEKLEQELRELEQLVRDVEVWLDALLGEPQREEPCPAHKSHL, from the exons ATGACCACACAACAGCTGGCTGACCGTGGGCGGGCAGGGACCGAGCTGTTTGAGAGAAGGGGCTGCCACAGTgaggagaggaagcag ACACTGCTGATGTTGCTGGTTTTGGTGCTGTACCTGGGAGCTGAGATATCAG GAAGAAGCTGGGAGATATCAGAAAGGATCAGAAACTGTAACTACCCTCAAAACCCTGTGGCTTCCCAG GGGTTGGAATATCAGAACAACGAAGCCGCAGAAGAGCCCAGCAAGGGCACCAGGGGCTGGGTGAAGAAGAACGCGCACACTTTCCTGGAGAAATTAGAGCAAGAGCTGCGCgagctggagcagctggtgcGGGACGTGGAGGTGTGGCTGGATGCTCTCCTGGGAGAGCCGCAGCGGGAGGAGCCCTGCCCTGCACACAAAAGCCACTTGTGA
- the SMIM23 gene encoding small integral membrane protein 23 isoform X1 yields the protein MTTQQLADRGRAGTELFERRGCHSEERKQTLLMLLVLVLYLGAEISGVMCVPLSGRSWEISERIRNCNYPQNPVASQGLEYQNNEAAEEPSKGTRGWVKKNAHTFLEKLEQELRELEQLVRDVEVWLDALLGEPQREEPCPAHKSHL from the exons ATGACCACACAACAGCTGGCTGACCGTGGGCGGGCAGGGACCGAGCTGTTTGAGAGAAGGGGCTGCCACAGTgaggagaggaagcag ACACTGCTGATGTTGCTGGTTTTGGTGCTGTACCTGGGAGCTGAGATATCAG GGGTGATGTGTGTACCTCTTTCAGGAAGAAGCTGGGAGATATCAGAAAGGATCAGAAACTGTAACTACCCTCAAAACCCTGTGGCTTCCCAG GGGTTGGAATATCAGAACAACGAAGCCGCAGAAGAGCCCAGCAAGGGCACCAGGGGCTGGGTGAAGAAGAACGCGCACACTTTCCTGGAGAAATTAGAGCAAGAGCTGCGCgagctggagcagctggtgcGGGACGTGGAGGTGTGGCTGGATGCTCTCCTGGGAGAGCCGCAGCGGGAGGAGCCCTGCCCTGCACACAAAAGCCACTTGTGA